One part of the Fusobacterium pseudoperiodonticum genome encodes these proteins:
- a CDS encoding ADP-ribosylglycohydrolase family protein, with translation MIGAMIGDIIGSVYEFKENVEDKNFKLFVSYAMTTDDSIMTLAVGEALVNTYGEKDIVKIQEELTKQLQKFGREYPYGGYGLRFKKWLKEENPQPYNSYGNGSGMRVSSVAWLYDNLEDVNKYAEITASVSHNHPEGIKGACAIASAIYLARKKKTKEEIKKYIEDKFGYSFEPISSVRKWHTFDETCQVTVPIAIQAFLEGEDFEDVLRTAIYAGGDSDTIACMACSIAETYYDIPDKFIDFCYPKISPSMKTALKNILLLVKKQNRLNNNLEKVLNLLEKENV, from the coding sequence ATGATAGGAGCAATGATAGGAGATATTATAGGTAGTGTTTATGAATTTAAAGAAAATGTTGAAGATAAAAATTTTAAACTATTTGTATCCTATGCTATGACTACTGATGATAGTATTATGACACTCGCTGTAGGTGAAGCTTTAGTAAATACTTATGGAGAAAAAGATATTGTAAAAATTCAAGAAGAGTTAACTAAACAGCTACAAAAATTTGGAAGAGAATACCCTTATGGTGGCTATGGTTTAAGATTTAAAAAATGGTTGAAAGAGGAGAATCCACAGCCATATAATAGCTATGGAAATGGTTCAGGAATGAGAGTGTCTTCAGTTGCTTGGTTATATGATAATCTTGAAGATGTAAATAAATATGCTGAGATTACAGCTTCTGTATCACATAATCACCCTGAAGGAATAAAGGGAGCTTGTGCTATAGCTTCTGCAATATATTTAGCAAGAAAAAAGAAGACTAAGGAAGAAATAAAAAAATATATAGAAGATAAATTTGGATATAGTTTTGAGCCTATTTCTTCAGTTAGAAAATGGCATACTTTTGATGAAACTTGTCAAGTTACAGTTCCAATAGCTATACAAGCATTTTTAGAAGGAGAAGATTTTGAAGATGTTTTAAGAACAGCTATATATGCTGGAGGAGATAGTGATACCATAGCTTGTATGGCTTGTAGCATAGCTGAAACATATTATGACATTCCTGATAAATTTATAGATTTTTGTTATCCTAAAATAAGCCCAAGTATGAAAACTGCTCTAAAAAATATTTTATTGCTAGTTAAAAAACAAAATAGATTAAATAATAATTTAGAAAAAGTTTTAAATCTTTTGGAAAAAGAAAATGTGTAA
- a CDS encoding excisionase, which translates to MKQTDIPIWERYTLTIEEASKYFRIGENKLRRLAEENKNANWLIMNGNRIQIKRKQFEKIIDTLDAI; encoded by the coding sequence ATGAAGCAGACTGACATTCCTATTTGGGAACGTTATACCCTAACCATTGAAGAAGCGTCAAAATATTTTCGTATTGGCGAAAACAAGCTACGACGCTTGGCAGAGGAAAATAAAAATGCAAATTGGCTGATTATGAATGGCAATCGTATTCAGATTAAACGAAAACAATTTGAAAAAATTATAGATACATTGGACGCAATCTAG
- a CDS encoding ABC transporter ATP-binding protein, translating into MNLEIKNGNFSYTDGNPILKDINLKIESGEIFTILGQNGIGKTTLLKCINGVLKWNSGEVFIDNKKVNSIKDLKDIAYVPQAHSFSFSYTVRELSIMGRAKYLNIFSTPSKSDYDIVEKVLDEMGILHLKDRKCSELSGGQLQLVFLARALVGEPKILILDEPESHLDFNNQTKILRTIVQLAKKKNITCIFNTHYPEYALRISDKSMLIGKDDYIIGKTSEVINEENLKKYFGINTKIVEIEDENQKIKSVVITDNLEE; encoded by the coding sequence ATGAATTTAGAGATAAAAAACGGAAACTTTTCATATACTGATGGAAATCCTATTTTAAAAGATATAAATTTAAAAATTGAGAGTGGAGAGATATTTACAATCTTAGGACAAAATGGAATTGGTAAAACAACATTACTGAAATGTATTAATGGAGTTTTAAAATGGAATTCTGGTGAAGTTTTTATTGATAATAAGAAAGTTAATTCTATAAAAGATTTAAAAGATATAGCTTATGTTCCCCAAGCACATTCATTTTCTTTTTCATATACTGTAAGAGAACTTTCCATTATGGGAAGAGCCAAATATTTAAATATTTTCTCTACTCCATCTAAATCAGATTATGATATAGTAGAAAAAGTTTTAGATGAAATGGGAATATTACATTTAAAAGATAGAAAATGTTCAGAATTAAGTGGTGGACAACTTCAACTAGTTTTCTTAGCTAGAGCTTTAGTAGGAGAACCTAAAATTTTAATTCTTGATGAACCTGAATCACATTTAGATTTTAATAATCAGACTAAAATTTTAAGGACAATTGTTCAATTAGCAAAAAAGAAAAATATTACTTGTATTTTTAACACTCACTATCCTGAATATGCTTTAAGAATATCAGATAAGTCTATGTTAATAGGAAAAGATGACTATATTATTGGTAAAACTAGCGAAGTTATCAATGAAGAAAATTTAAAAAAATATTTTGGGATAAACACAAAAATTGTAGAAATAGAGGATGAAAATCAAAAAATAAAATCTGTAGTGATAACAGATAATTTAGAAGAATAA
- a CDS encoding ABC transporter permease: MKKYLNAFKSEIVTNLIIAKNYKFSFLMDIGIFISILSFLILSKSGYKYTLYYSKNFDFRELVLIAYIMWIISLSAINTICSEIRSENVQGTLELKFMSILPFQILLLGKILSTLLIQILEIIIVLLFTKFVFNLSIGINFKIIGIMLLTYIGMYGFSLVVGSLILSKKKIGQLNMIIQILLLVFSNVFTISNIGFFSYLIPLGIGNHLIHLSYLGEDISNNKLLIFIFVCLLWITIGQYLFSKAINYVKEKGTLSFY, from the coding sequence ATGAAAAAGTATCTGAATGCTTTTAAGTCTGAAATAGTAACAAATCTAATTATTGCAAAAAATTATAAATTTAGCTTTCTAATGGATATAGGAATTTTTATATCTATATTGTCATTTTTAATTCTATCTAAATCAGGTTATAAGTATACTTTGTATTATTCTAAAAATTTTGATTTTAGAGAACTTGTTTTAATAGCTTATATAATGTGGATTATTTCTCTTTCAGCTATCAATACTATTTGTAGTGAGATTAGATCAGAGAATGTTCAAGGAACTTTAGAATTAAAATTTATGTCCATACTCCCTTTTCAAATTTTGCTATTAGGAAAAATATTATCGACTTTACTTATTCAAATACTAGAAATTATAATAGTTTTATTGTTTACAAAATTTGTTTTTAATTTAAGTATAGGAATAAATTTTAAAATTATAGGAATTATGTTGTTAACATATATTGGGATGTATGGATTTTCTTTAGTAGTTGGTTCATTAATTTTAAGTAAAAAGAAAATAGGACAGTTAAATATGATAATACAAATATTATTATTAGTATTTTCAAATGTTTTTACTATTTCAAATATTGGATTTTTCTCATATCTTATTCCCTTAGGAATTGGAAATCATCTGATACATCTATCATATTTAGGAGAAGATATTTCAAATAATAAATTATTGATCTTTATTTTTGTCTGTCTTCTATGGATAACCATAGGTCAATATTTATTTAGTAAAGCAATTAATTATGTAAAAGAAAAAGGAACATTATCATTTTATTAA
- the tet(M) gene encoding tetracycline resistance ribosomal protection protein Tet(M) has product MKIINIGVLAHVDAGKTTLTESLLYNSGAITELGSVDRGTTKTDNTLLERQRGITIQTAITSFQWKNTKMNIIDTPGHMDFLAEVYRSLSVLDGAILLISAKDGVQAQTRILFHALRKIGIPTIFFINKIDQNGIDLSTVYQDIKEKLSAEIVIKQKVELHPNMRVMNFTESEQWDMVIEGNDYLLEKYTSGKLLEALELEQEESIRFHNCSLFPVYHGSAKNNIGIDNLIEVITNKFYSSTHRGQSELCGEVFKIEYSEKRQRLAYIRLYSGVLHLRDSVRISEKEKIKITEMYTSINGELCKIDKAYSGEIVILQNEFLKLNSVLGDTKLLPQRERIENPLPLLQTTVEPSKPQQREMLLDALLEISDSDPLLRYYVDSATHEIILSFLGKVQMEVTCALLQEKYHVEIEIKEPTVIYMERPLKKAEYTIHIEVPPNPFWASIGLSVAQLPLGSGVQYESSVSLGYLNQSFQNAVMEGIRYGCEQGLYGWNVTDCKICFKYGLYYSPVSTPADFRMLAPIVLEQVLKKAGTELLEPYLSFKIYAPQEYLSRAYNDAPKYCANIVDTQLKNNEVILSGEIPARCIQEYRSDLTFFTNGRSVCLTELKGYHVTTGEPVCQPRRPNSQIDKVRYMFNKIT; this is encoded by the coding sequence ATGAAAATTATTAATATTGGAGTTTTAGCTCATGTTGATGCGGGAAAAACTACCTTAACAGAAAGCTTATTATATAACAGTGGAGCGATTACAGAATTAGGAAGCGTGGACAGAGGTACAACGAAAACGGATAATACGCTTTTAGAACGTCAGAGAGGAATTACAATTCAGACGGCGATAACCTCTTTTCAGTGGAAAAATACTAAGATGAACATCATAGACACGCCAGGACATATGGATTTTTTAGCAGAAGTATATCGTTCATTATCAGTATTAGATGGGGCAATTCTACTGATTTCTGCAAAAGATGGCGTACAAGCACAAACTCGTATATTGTTTCATGCACTTAGGAAAATAGGTATTCCCACAATCTTTTTTATCAATAAGATTGACCAAAATGGAATTGATTTATCAACGGTTTATCAGGATATTAAAGAGAAACTTTCTGCGGAAATTGTAATCAAACAGAAGGTAGAACTGCATCCTAATATGCGTGTAATGAACTTTACCGAATCTGAACAATGGGATATGGTAATAGAAGGAAATGATTACCTTTTGGAGAAATATACGTCTGGGAAATTATTGGAAGCATTAGAACTCGAACAAGAGGAAAGCATAAGATTTCATAATTGTTCCCTGTTCCCTGTTTATCACGGAAGTGCAAAAAACAATATAGGGATTGATAACCTTATAGAAGTGATTACGAATAAATTTTATTCATCAACACATCGAGGTCAGTCTGAACTTTGCGGAGAAGTTTTCAAAATTGAGTATTCGGAAAAAAGACAGCGTCTTGCATATATACGTCTTTATAGTGGCGTACTGCATTTGCGAGATTCGGTTAGAATATCGGAAAAGGAAAAAATAAAAATTACAGAAATGTATACTTCAATAAATGGTGAATTATGTAAAATCGATAAGGCTTATTCCGGGGAAATTGTTATTTTGCAGAATGAGTTTTTGAAGTTAAATAGTGTTCTTGGAGATACAAAGCTATTGCCACAGAGAGAGAGAATTGAAAATCCCCTCCCTCTGCTGCAAACGACTGTTGAACCGAGCAAACCTCAACAAAGGGAAATGTTACTTGATGCACTTTTAGAAATCTCCGACAGTGACCCGCTTCTGCGATATTATGTGGATTCTGCGACACATGAAATCATACTTTCTTTCTTAGGGAAAGTACAAATGGAAGTGACTTGTGCTCTGCTGCAAGAAAAGTATCATGTGGAGATAGAAATAAAAGAGCCTACAGTCATTTATATGGAAAGACCGTTAAAAAAAGCAGAGTATACCATTCACATCGAAGTTCCACCGAATCCTTTCTGGGCTTCCATTGGTCTATCTGTAGCACAGCTTCCATTAGGGAGCGGAGTACAGTATGAGAGCTCGGTTTCTCTTGGATACTTAAATCAATCGTTTCAAAATGCAGTTATGGAGGGGATACGCTATGGCTGTGAACAAGGATTGTATGGTTGGAATGTGACGGACTGTAAAATCTGTTTTAAGTATGGCTTATACTATAGCCCTGTTAGTACCCCAGCAGATTTTCGGATGCTTGCTCCTATTGTATTGGAACAAGTCTTAAAAAAAGCTGGAACAGAATTGTTAGAGCCATATCTTAGTTTTAAAATTTATGCGCCACAGGAATATCTTTCACGAGCATACAACGATGCTCCTAAATATTGTGCGAACATCGTAGACACTCAATTGAAAAATAATGAGGTCATTCTTAGTGGAGAAATCCCTGCTCGGTGTATTCAAGAATATCGTAGTGATTTAACTTTCTTTACAAATGGACGTAGTGTTTGTTTAACAGAGTTAAAAGGGTACCATGTTACTACCGGTGAACCTGTTTGCCAGCCCCGTCGTCCAAATAGTCAGATAGATAAAGTACGATATATGTTCAATAAAATAACTTAG
- a CDS encoding helix-turn-helix transcriptional regulator yields the protein MRKKEDKYDFRAFGLAIKEARLKRGLTREQVGALIEIDPRYLTNIENKGQHPSIQVLYDLVSLLHVSVDEFFLPANNLVKSTRRLQIEKYMDSFTDKELSLMESLASGINEARNIED from the coding sequence ATGCGTAAAAAAGAAGATAAATATGATTTTAGAGCCTTTGGTTTAGCCATTAAAGAAGCTCGATTGAAACGAGGTTTAACTCGTGAACAAGTGGGAGCATTGATTGAAATTGACCCACGGTACTTAACTAATATTGAAAATAAAGGGCAACACCCCAGCATACAAGTTCTTTATGACCTTGTATCGTTACTTCATGTTTCCGTTGATGAATTTTTCTTACCTGCTAATAACTTGGTAAAAAGCACCCGACGATTACAGATAGAGAAATACATGGATAGCTTTACAGACAAAGAACTATCCTTAATGGAATCTTTAGCCAGCGGTATCAACGAAGCAAGAAACATCGAAGACTAA
- a CDS encoding helix-turn-helix domain-containing protein, which translates to MKTQYPMIPFPLIVKATDGDTEAINQILHHYRGYITKRSLRLMKDEYGNQSMVVDEVLRGRMETRLITKILSFEIK; encoded by the coding sequence ATGAAAACACAATATCCTATGATTCCCTTTCCTCTCATTGTAAAGGCAACAGATGGCGATACCGAAGCGATTAACCAGATTCTACATCATTACAGAGGGTACATAACGAAGCGTTCCCTACGACTTATGAAAGATGAATATGGCAATCAAAGTATGGTCGTTGATGAAGTCTTACGTGGAAGAATGGAAACCAGACTGATTACAAAGATTTTGTCATTTGAAATTAAGTAA
- a CDS encoding conjugal transfer protein yields the protein MRKEDLMMKFRKNQNKEKQIPKEKKPRVYYKVNPHKKVVIALWVLLGLSFSFAIFKHFTAIDTHTIHETTIIEKEYVDTHHVENFVENFAKVYYSWEQSDKSIDNRMESLKGYLTDELQALNVDTVRKDIPVSSSVRGFQIWTVEPTGDNEFNVTYSVDQLITEGENTKTVHSAYIVSVYVDGSGNMVLVKNPTITNIPKKSSYKPKAIESEGTVDSITTNEINEFLTTFFKLYPTATASELSYYVNDGILKPIGKEYIFQELVNPIHNRKDNQVTVSLTVEYIDQQTKATQVSQFDLVLEKNGSNWKIIE from the coding sequence ATGAGAAAGGAAGATTTAATGATGAAATTTAGAAAAAATCAGAATAAAGAAAAACAGATACCAAAGGAAAAGAAACCTCGTGTCTACTATAAGGTCAATCCTCATAAAAAGGTTGTGATTGCCTTGTGGGTACTTTTAGGGCTTAGTTTCAGCTTTGCGATATTCAAGCACTTTACAGCTATAGATACTCATACTATTCACGAAACAACTATCATAGAAAAGGAATACGTTGATACTCATCATGTAGAAAATTTTGTAGAGAACTTTGCGAAAGTCTACTATTCATGGGAGCAATCCGATAAGTCCATTGATAATCGAATGGAAAGTCTAAAAGGCTATCTGACAGATGAACTTCAAGCTCTCAATGTTGATACAGTACGCAAAGATATTCCTGTATCGTCTTCTGTAAGAGGATTTCAGATATGGACGGTAGAGCCAACTGGCGACAATGAGTTTAATGTAACCTACAGTGTAGACCAGCTCATTACAGAGGGAGAAAATACAAAGACCGTCCACTCTGCTTATATAGTGAGTGTCTATGTAGATGGTTCTGGAAATATGGTACTGGTTAAGAATCCGACCATTACCAACATACCTAAGAAATCAAGTTATAAACCAAAAGCCATTGAAAGTGAGGGGACGGTTGATTCCATTACAACCAATGAAATCAATGAGTTTTTAACGACGTTCTTCAAGCTCTATCCTACAGCGACAGCCAGTGAACTTTCCTACTATGTGAATGACGGGATATTAAAACCAATCGGAAAAGAGTACATCTTTCAAGAACTGGTAAATCCTATTCACAATCGTAAGGATAATCAAGTCACGGTATCGCTGACAGTGGAGTATATCGACCAGCAGACCAAAGCAACGCAGGTATCTCAATTTGATTTGGTACTTGAAAAGAACGGGAGTAATTGGAAGATTATAGAATAA
- a CDS encoding ABC transporter ATP-binding protein, whose protein sequence is MLVLNNINKSFKNIKVLKNISFTLQENRIFAFLGPNGVGKTTLIKIISGLISADSGTVLLDDKKISMDKISTMFDGSRNLYWNISVRENFYYFTALKGKFKKEVDYLLEKNKEIFQIDNLLDKKYGELSLGQKQIVAVINTLLSNPELACFDEPSNGLDIYYEEKLIQIISNYIKNDSNKIIISSHDINFLYKVVDNFIVINKGEIIGEFSKNNLSLEEVTAKYLELLEGKK, encoded by the coding sequence ATGTTAGTGCTGAATAATATCAATAAATCTTTTAAAAATATTAAAGTTTTAAAAAATATTAGTTTTACACTTCAAGAAAATAGAATTTTTGCATTTCTTGGTCCTAATGGAGTTGGAAAAACAACTTTAATTAAAATTATATCAGGTCTAATATCAGCTGATTCAGGAACTGTTTTATTAGATGATAAAAAAATTTCGATGGATAAAATCAGTACTATGTTTGATGGAAGTAGAAATCTTTATTGGAATATTTCAGTGAGAGAAAATTTTTATTATTTCACTGCTCTAAAAGGAAAGTTTAAAAAAGAAGTAGATTACTTACTAGAAAAAAATAAGGAAATTTTTCAAATTGACAATTTGCTAGATAAAAAATATGGTGAACTTTCTCTAGGTCAAAAACAAATAGTTGCAGTAATAAATACATTATTAAGTAATCCTGAGTTAGCTTGTTTTGATGAGCCATCTAATGGACTTGATATCTACTATGAAGAAAAACTAATTCAAATTATTTCTAATTATATAAAAAATGATAGTAATAAAATTATTATTTCATCACATGATATTAATTTTCTTTACAAAGTAGTAGATAACTTTATTGTAATAAACAAGGGTGAAATAATAGGAGAATTTTCAAAAAATAATCTTAGTTTAGAAGAAGTAACAGCTAAATATTTGGAATTGTTGGAGGGGAAAAAATGA
- a CDS encoding tyrosine-type recombinase/integrase encodes MSEKRRDNKGRILKTGESQRKDGRYLYKYIDSFGEPQFVYSWKLVATDRVPAGKRDCISLREKIAELQKDIHDGIDVVGKKMTLCQLYAKQNAQRPKVRKNTETGRKYLMDILKKDKLGVRSIDSIKPSDAKEWAIRMSENGYAYQTINNYKRSLKASFYIAIQDDCVRKNPFDFQLKAVLDDDTVPKTVLTEEQEEKLLAFAKADKTYSKNYDEILILLKTGLRISEFGGLTLPDLDFENRLVNIDHQLLRDTEIGYYIETPKTKSGERQVPMVEEAYQAFKRVLANRKNDKRVEIDGYSDFLFLNRKNYPKVASDYNGMMKGLVKKYNKYNEDKLPHITPHSLRHTFCTNYANAGMNPKALQYIMGHANIAMTLNYYAHATFDSAMAEMKRLNKEKQQERLVA; translated from the coding sequence ATGTCAGAAAAAAGACGTGACAATAAAGGTCGAATCTTAAAGACTGGAGAGAGCCAACGAAAAGACGGAAGATACTTATACAAATATATAGATTCATTTGGAGAACCGCAATTTGTTTACTCGTGGAAACTTGTGGCTACAGACCGAGTACCAGCAGGAAAGCGTGATTGTATCTCACTTAGAGAGAAAATCGCAGAGTTACAGAAAGACATTCATGATGGTATTGATGTTGTAGGAAAGAAAATGACACTCTGCCAGCTTTACGCAAAACAGAACGCTCAAAGACCAAAGGTTAGAAAAAACACTGAAACTGGACGCAAATATCTTATGGATATTTTGAAGAAAGACAAGTTAGGTGTAAGAAGTATTGACAGTATTAAGCCATCAGACGCTAAAGAATGGGCTATTAGAATGAGTGAAAATGGTTATGCTTATCAAACCATCAATAACTACAAACGTTCTTTAAAGGCTTCATTCTATATTGCTATACAAGATGATTGTGTTCGGAAGAATCCATTTGACTTTCAACTGAAAGCAGTTCTTGATGATGATACTGTCCCTAAGACCGTACTAACAGAAGAACAGGAAGAAAAACTGTTAGCCTTTGCAAAAGCTGATAAAACCTACAGCAAAAATTATGATGAAATTCTGATACTCTTAAAAACAGGTCTTCGTATTTCAGAGTTTGGTGGTTTGACACTTCCAGATTTAGATTTTGAGAATCGTCTTGTCAATATAGACCATCAGCTATTGAGAGATACTGAAATTGGGTACTACATTGAAACACCAAAGACCAAAAGTGGCGAACGTCAAGTTCCTATGGTTGAAGAAGCCTATCAAGCATTTAAGCGAGTGTTAGCGAATCGAAAGAATGATAAGCGTGTTGAGATTGATGGATATAGTGATTTCCTCTTTCTTAATAGAAAGAACTATCCAAAAGTGGCAAGTGATTACAACGGCATGATGAAAGGTCTTGTTAAGAAATACAATAAGTATAACGAGGATAAATTGCCACACATCACTCCACATAGTTTGCGACATACATTCTGTACCAACTATGCAAATGCAGGAATGAATCCAAAGGCATTACAGTACATTATGGGACATGCTAATATAGCCATGACGCTGAACTATTACGCACATGCAACATTCGATTCTGCAATGGCAGAAATGAAACGCTTGAATAAAGAGAAGCAACAGGAGCGTCTTGTTGCTTAG
- a CDS encoding bifunctional lytic transglycosylase/C40 family peptidase, whose product MKTLVIGGSGLFLMVFSLLLFVAILFSDEQDSGISNIHYGGVNVSAEVLAHKPMVEKYAKEYGVEEYVNILLAIIQVESGGTAEDVMQSSESLGLPPNSLSTEESIKQGVKYFSELLASSERLSVDLESVIQSYNYGGGFLGYVANRGNKYTFELAQSFSKEYSGGEKVSYPNPIAIPINGGWRYNYGNMFYVQLVTQYLVTTEFDDDTVQAIMDEALKYEGWRYVYGGASPTTSFDCSGLTQWTYGKAGINLPRTAQQQYDVTQHIPLSEAQAGDLVFFHSTYNAGSYITHVGIYLGNNRMFHAGDPIGYADLTSPYWQQHLVGAGRIKQ is encoded by the coding sequence TTGAAAACTTTAGTGATTGGTGGTTCTGGATTATTCTTGATGGTCTTCTCACTGCTTCTGTTTGTTGCCATTTTATTTTCAGATGAACAGGACAGCGGAATTTCCAATATTCATTATGGAGGTGTGAATGTTTCCGCAGAAGTGCTGGCTCATAAGCCTATGGTAGAAAAATATGCCAAAGAATATGGCGTTGAAGAATATGTCAACATACTTCTTGCGATTATACAGGTGGAATCGGGCGGTACTGCGGAAGATGTTATGCAGTCCTCGGAATCCCTCGGTCTTCCACCTAATTCATTGAGTACAGAAGAATCCATTAAGCAAGGTGTGAAGTATTTCAGTGAATTATTAGCCAGTAGCGAAAGGCTCAGTGTAGATTTAGAATCGGTTATCCAGTCCTACAATTATGGTGGTGGTTTCTTAGGGTATGTGGCTAATCGTGGAAATAAATATACCTTTGAACTGGCTCAAAGTTTCTCAAAAGAGTATTCAGGTGGCGAAAAAGTGTCTTACCCCAATCCCATAGCCATACCTATCAATGGGGGCTGGCGATACAACTATGGCAATATGTTTTATGTGCAACTGGTAACGCAGTATCTTGTCACAACAGAGTTTGATGATGATACGGTACAAGCCATCATGGACGAAGCACTGAAATATGAGGGCTGGCGATACGTTTACGGTGGAGCTTCCCCGACTACTTCTTTTGATTGTAGCGGACTGACACAATGGACGTATGGAAAAGCTGGAATTAACTTACCACGAACCGCACAACAGCAATATGATGTGACCCAGCATATCCCACTATCGGAAGCACAAGCTGGCGATTTGGTTTTCTTTCATTCTACCTATAACGCTGGCTCTTATATTACTCATGTTGGGATATACCTTGGCAATAACCGTATGTTTCATGCAGGCGACCCAATCGGTTATGCCGACTTAACAAGCCCCTACTGGCAACAGCATTTAGTGGGAGCAGGACGAATCAAACAATGA
- a CDS encoding sigma-70 family RNA polymerase sigma factor yields MKPSSFQTTIENQFDYICKRAMEDERKNYMLYLSRIAKREVSFSDVGDYLVSQFATTDNYSTDFQIFTLNGLSVGVENDLLSEALRELPDKKREILLLFYFMDMSDSEIADLLKLNRSTVYRHRTSGLALIKKFMEEFEE; encoded by the coding sequence ATGAAACCATCTTCTTTTCAGACCACAATAGAAAATCAGTTTGACTATATCTGTAAACGTGCTATGGAAGACGAGCGAAAGAATTATATGCTTTATCTTTCAAGGATTGCAAAGCGTGAGGTGTCCTTTTCGGATGTTGGCGATTATCTTGTTAGCCAGTTTGCGACAACAGATAACTATTCAACTGACTTTCAGATTTTTACACTCAATGGGTTATCAGTAGGCGTTGAAAATGATTTGTTGAGTGAAGCATTACGTGAGTTGCCAGACAAGAAACGTGAAATTCTACTGCTGTTTTACTTTATGGACATGAGCGATTCAGAAATTGCAGACCTGTTGAAATTGAACCGTTCTACTGTCTATCGGCATAGAACCAGTGGACTAGCCTTAATTAAAAAGTTTATGGAGGAATTTGAAGAATGA
- a CDS encoding cysteine-rich KTR domain-containing protein, protein MCPVCGNKTRLKIREDTELKKFPLYCPKCRQENLIEIKQFKVTVITEPDAKTQSR, encoded by the coding sequence TTGTGTCCTGTATGTGGAAATAAAACACGATTAAAGATAAGGGAAGATACTGAATTAAAAAAATTCCCCCTCTATTGTCCGAAATGCAGACAAGAAAATTTAATTGAAATAAAGCAGTTCAAAGTAACTGTGATTACAGAGCCAGACGCAAAGACGCAGAGCCGATAA